Proteins found in one Serinicoccus marinus DSM 15273 genomic segment:
- a CDS encoding NAD(P)-dependent oxidoreductase, producing the protein MTDHTAHPVGFIGLGVMGAPMAANIVRSGRRVLVHDVDAEVTARVAADIGAVPAVELSELTECSVVVLMLPTSAVVRSALLDEGGRPRVAFEGGTVFVDMSSSDPTETVETGGLLREAGLRMVDAPVSGARERAIAGTLSIMLGTDDESAADLAVPVIEAMSSAIFRTGKLGTGHAMKALNNFVAAAAFTAAAEALVAGGRFGLDPAVMVDVLNASTGQSFVTQHVMGPHIVEGAYASGFALPLFTKDVRIAERLQRAMGHTSPVCDAVAATMGDALEALGPVDHTRAHEFWSTR; encoded by the coding sequence ATGACTGATCACACTGCGCACCCGGTGGGCTTCATCGGACTGGGGGTGATGGGCGCCCCGATGGCGGCCAACATCGTCCGGTCGGGCCGACGCGTCCTGGTCCATGACGTCGACGCCGAGGTGACGGCGCGCGTCGCCGCCGACATCGGTGCCGTCCCGGCCGTCGAGCTGTCCGAGCTGACGGAGTGCTCGGTCGTCGTGCTGATGCTGCCGACGAGCGCGGTCGTGCGTTCGGCGCTGCTGGACGAGGGTGGGAGGCCCAGGGTGGCGTTCGAAGGGGGGACCGTCTTCGTCGACATGAGCAGCTCCGACCCGACCGAGACGGTCGAGACGGGTGGGCTGCTCCGCGAGGCCGGTCTGCGCATGGTCGACGCCCCGGTGTCCGGTGCGCGCGAGAGGGCGATCGCCGGGACCTTGTCCATCATGCTGGGCACCGACGACGAGAGCGCGGCGGACCTCGCGGTGCCGGTCATCGAGGCGATGAGCTCGGCGATCTTCCGGACCGGCAAGCTCGGCACCGGACACGCGATGAAGGCCCTCAACAACTTCGTGGCTGCTGCCGCCTTCACCGCCGCCGCCGAGGCCCTGGTCGCGGGCGGCAGGTTCGGGCTGGACCCGGCCGTCATGGTCGACGTCCTCAACGCGTCCACCGGACAGAGCTTCGTCACCCAGCACGTCATGGGTCCGCACATCGTGGAGGGCGCGTACGCCAGCGGCTTCGCCCTTCCCCTGTTCACCAAGGATGTCCGTATCGCGGAGCGGCTGCAGCGGGCCATGGGTCACACGTCTCCGGTCTGCGACGCCGTGGCCGCCACCATGGGTGACGCCCTGGAGGCGCTGGGACCCGTCGACCACACCCGCGCCCACGAGTTCTGGAGCACCCGGTGA